The following are encoded in a window of Candidatus Margulisiibacteriota bacterium genomic DNA:
- a CDS encoding bifunctional 3,4-dihydroxy-2-butanone-4-phosphate synthase/GTP cyclohydrolase II, with protein sequence MDFKFNTIEEAIADIKKGKMIVVVDDEDRENEGDLVCAAEFATPANINFMITHGRGLVCVPMLSDLANKLKITPMVDKNQDPKGTAFTVSVDATQKYGVSTGISAFDRAKTIEVMLDEKSTAEDLSRPGHIFPLVAKEGGVLQRAGHTEASIDIARLAGLKPMGVICEIINEDGQMSRLPELQLFVKKHKLKLISIADLIKYLIKESSFIEQTEAVNMPTMFGDFRIVGFENKNTGEHHLAIIKGDRGDGENVLVRVHSECFTGDVLGSLRCDCRSQLHEALELIEKEGRGVVIYLRQEGRGIGLINKLKAYQLQDQGRDTIQANEDLGFDADLRDYGVGAQILHSLGIKSIRLLTNNPRKIVGLEGYGIKITERVSLQIASNPHNEKYLNTKRCRMGHLLS encoded by the coding sequence ATGGATTTTAAATTTAATACAATTGAAGAAGCAATTGCGGATATTAAAAAAGGTAAAATGATAGTTGTTGTTGATGATGAAGATAGAGAGAATGAAGGCGATTTGGTTTGTGCTGCTGAATTTGCAACACCAGCAAATATAAATTTTATGATAACACATGGGCGAGGATTGGTTTGCGTTCCAATGTTGTCTGATTTGGCTAACAAACTAAAAATAACCCCAATGGTAGATAAAAACCAAGACCCCAAAGGAACTGCTTTTACTGTTTCTGTTGATGCGACTCAGAAGTATGGCGTTTCAACAGGAATTTCAGCGTTTGATAGAGCAAAAACAATAGAGGTCATGCTTGACGAGAAATCAACAGCAGAAGACTTGAGCCGACCAGGACATATTTTCCCTTTAGTTGCTAAAGAGGGTGGAGTTCTACAACGAGCAGGTCATACAGAAGCTAGCATTGATATTGCAAGACTGGCTGGGTTGAAACCAATGGGAGTTATTTGTGAAATAATTAATGAAGATGGGCAGATGTCTAGGTTGCCAGAGCTGCAGCTATTTGTTAAAAAACATAAACTCAAATTGATTTCAATAGCTGATTTAATTAAGTATTTGATAAAAGAAAGTTCATTTATTGAGCAAACAGAAGCGGTCAACATGCCAACTATGTTTGGTGATTTTAGGATTGTTGGTTTTGAAAACAAAAATACTGGAGAACATCATTTGGCTATTATCAAAGGTGATAGAGGTGATGGCGAGAATGTTTTGGTTAGAGTCCATTCTGAATGTTTCACTGGCGATGTCTTAGGTTCATTACGTTGCGATTGTCGTAGCCAACTGCACGAGGCATTAGAATTAATCGAAAAAGAAGGCAGGGGCGTTGTTATTTATCTTAGACAAGAAGGCAGAGGCATTGGCTTGATTAATAAGCTTAAGGCTTATCAGTTGCAGGATCAGGGAAGAGATACTATTCAAGCAAATGAGGATCTTGGTTTTGATGCTGATTTAAGAGATTATGGAGTTGGTGCGCAGATACTTCATTCATTAGGTATAAAATCTATTAGATTGTTAACAAATAATCCTAGAAAAATAGTTGGACTTGAGGGTTATGGGATAAAAATTACCGAGAGAGTGTCCTTGCAAATTGCTTCAAATCCTCATAATGAAAAATATTTGAACACAAAAAGGTGCAGAATGGGGCATCTTTTAAGCTAA
- the ribH gene encoding 6,7-dimethyl-8-ribityllumazine synthase, with protein sequence MIYEGVINGKGKKIAIVWSRFNEFIGSKLLDGAKDALIRHEVKESDIDVYKVPGAFEIPYILKQIINKKYDAIICIGVVIRGATPHFEFVASEVSKGVASVSLQSDAPVIFGVLTTDTIEQAVERAGTKSGNKGYQVAMDALEMANLKANI encoded by the coding sequence ATGATATACGAAGGCGTCATTAATGGAAAAGGTAAAAAGATTGCCATAGTATGGAGTAGATTCAATGAATTTATTGGCTCCAAACTACTTGATGGTGCGAAAGATGCTTTAATAAGACACGAAGTTAAAGAGTCTGACATTGATGTATATAAAGTCCCTGGTGCTTTTGAGATTCCTTATATTTTAAAGCAGATTATTAATAAAAAATATGATGCGATTATTTGTATTGGTGTGGTTATTAGAGGAGCAACTCCTCATTTTGAATTTGTTGCTTCTGAGGTTTCAAAAGGTGTAGCAAGTGTTTCTTTACAGTCAGATGCTCCAGTGATTTTTGGGGTTTTGACTACAGATACAATTGAGCAAGCAGTTGAAAGAGCAGGAACTAAGTCTGGGAATAAAGGTTATCAAGTAGCGATGGACGCTCTAGAGATGGCAAACCTCAAGGCAAATATCTAA
- the rnc gene encoding ribonuclease III — protein MTKIIQENINNFLGSFNIYPENIEIYKTALTHKSANNKPGKNYERLEFLGDVVMKLILTDELLQLYPESSEGLLAQQRAMFIQDRLLAKISKTIGLEKLLICGENERVNKIHQEDSLLADLLESLTGAIYLDKGIEKAKEFILMLFKDALLNQALINELTDNKTKLQEITQSLISGTPIYEIIKEEGPDHKKTFTVKVSITIKKEIYSTISTDKTKKIAEQKAAQLLIEKIKSLK, from the coding sequence ATGACTAAAATCATTCAAGAAAATATCAATAATTTTCTGGGAAGTTTTAATATTTACCCAGAAAATATTGAAATCTACAAAACAGCACTAACCCACAAATCAGCTAACAATAAGCCTGGTAAAAACTACGAAAGACTGGAGTTTCTTGGCGATGTTGTGATGAAACTAATACTTACCGATGAATTACTCCAACTCTACCCTGAATCATCTGAAGGATTACTTGCACAACAAAGGGCAATGTTTATTCAAGACAGGCTCCTTGCCAAGATATCTAAAACAATCGGTCTAGAAAAACTTTTAATCTGTGGAGAAAACGAACGAGTTAACAAAATACATCAAGAAGACTCTTTGCTTGCTGATTTACTTGAATCACTAACTGGAGCAATATACCTCGACAAAGGGATAGAAAAAGCCAAGGAATTCATTTTAATGTTATTTAAGGATGCTTTACTCAACCAGGCACTCATCAATGAACTAACTGATAATAAAACAAAGCTTCAAGAAATAACTCAATCATTAATTTCTGGAACACCTATTTATGAAATAATAAAAGAAGAAGGACCTGACCACAAAAAAACCTTCACTGTAAAAGTTTCCATCACGATAAAAAAAGAAATCTACTCAACTATTAGTACAGATAAAACTAAAAAAATTGCTGAACAAAAAGCCGCTCAGTTACTTATAGAAAAAATAAAATCTCTTAAATAA
- a CDS encoding LL-diaminopimelate aminotransferase, which translates to MVKPSETFKKVPPYLFAGIDKKKAAAIAKGVDIINLGVGDPDSPTYKRIIDVMHTAIDDPKNHDYPPYEGTKAYREAVAYWYKNRFNVELDANKEVVSLIGSKEGIAHLLFAYLNPGDIVLVPSPGYPVYKMGTILAGGIPYYVPLLEKNGFLPDLEAIPADVATKAKILFVNYPNNPTAAIADLAFYKKVIAFAKKYDILVASDLAYSEMTYDGYKAPSILEVEGAKDVAIEFHSLSKSFNMTGWRIGMAVGNAEAIENLSTIKTNVDSGIFKAIQLAGIEALTKPVPEIEETNALYKARRDVITNGLNELGWKIKPIKATFYLWIPVPPSTNSNDFVAKMLDECGIVVVPGNGYGSEGEGYFRIALTASVERLKEALQRMKNAGIKFA; encoded by the coding sequence ATGGTTAAACCTTCAGAAACATTCAAAAAAGTACCACCTTATTTATTCGCTGGGATAGATAAAAAGAAAGCGGCTGCTATTGCCAAGGGAGTAGACATTATTAACTTAGGCGTAGGAGACCCTGATTCCCCAACTTACAAAAGAATTATTGATGTTATGCATACAGCAATCGATGACCCCAAAAATCATGATTATCCTCCTTATGAAGGGACAAAAGCTTATCGAGAAGCTGTAGCTTATTGGTATAAAAATAGATTCAATGTTGAGCTTGATGCAAATAAAGAAGTTGTGTCTCTGATTGGCTCCAAAGAAGGTATTGCCCATTTACTATTTGCTTACCTCAACCCAGGAGACATTGTCCTAGTTCCAAGCCCTGGATACCCAGTTTATAAAATGGGAACTATTCTTGCAGGAGGAATTCCCTACTATGTTCCGCTATTAGAAAAAAATGGTTTTCTACCTGATTTAGAGGCTATTCCAGCTGATGTAGCTACTAAAGCAAAAATATTGTTTGTAAACTATCCAAATAATCCAACAGCAGCTATCGCTGACTTAGCTTTTTACAAAAAAGTCATAGCTTTTGCTAAAAAATATGACATTTTAGTAGCATCAGACTTAGCTTATAGTGAAATGACTTACGATGGATACAAGGCTCCAAGCATCCTAGAAGTTGAAGGCGCTAAAGACGTAGCAATAGAGTTTCACTCACTTTCTAAATCATTCAATATGACTGGGTGGAGAATTGGGATGGCAGTTGGCAACGCTGAGGCAATAGAAAACTTAAGCACAATTAAAACTAATGTAGACTCTGGCATTTTTAAAGCCATTCAACTCGCTGGGATTGAAGCATTAACAAAACCAGTACCCGAAATAGAAGAAACCAACGCGCTTTATAAAGCTAGAAGAGATGTTATTACCAACGGTCTTAATGAACTAGGCTGGAAAATAAAACCAATCAAAGCAACTTTCTATTTATGGATTCCAGTACCTCCTTCCACTAATTCCAATGATTTCGTAGCAAAAATGCTTGATGAATGTGGAATAGTTGTTGTGCCTGGAAATGGCTATGGATCTGAAGGAGAAGGATACTTTCGCATAGCATTAACTGCCTCCGTAGAAAGATTAAAGGAAGCACTACAACGCATGAAAAATGCTGGCATTAAGTTTGCCTAA
- a CDS encoding glycosyltransferase family 39 protein, with protein MKALQKLFTNHIFLLIVIGIFLFIIGNNNFTLFDNSETNYSAVAQEIIQTGDYLTMHFNNENWYIHPPLYFWISSTLCQTFGWNEFNLRLPEAIFGILGLIMVYLIAKLYYSKKTSFYSAIILGTSLIYFVISRLAVFDTLLNTFILLAVYFFLKSYLEPTKKGKYFFFFAISCFLGVMTKGPIGLVHPCAVIVVFLLLKRDIKFLLDRKVILNFLLFLLITSPWYIHQLITNGAPFFDKALRDYTWYRFFGVVENQAGPWWYYFPMLLTFIPWIFYLPVIIKDTFIKNETTKIKDIKLFSWIFIIFTFIFFSFAGTKLPSYIFGMFPFMSILIADQLESLKNKKTIIFSTILTLLFFISLFIFSLQYKLPLPYTKEMPLFITFFFIPALVVAIFSYFLIKEKVSKAMLVITTGTIIFCLFLVFFFFPQLDNYKDSKHFVETIKNQGISDYTVGVYGHYTPYLIYYLNQKIYTPNNLEEVNNLINVNKPLFIMARNTDKNKLLENYANSKILDTYIEFSALLITE; from the coding sequence ATGAAAGCACTACAAAAATTATTCACGAATCATATCTTTTTGCTGATAGTAATCGGCATTTTTTTATTTATTATAGGCAACAATAACTTTACTTTATTTGACAATTCCGAAACTAATTACTCTGCAGTAGCTCAAGAAATCATTCAGACTGGTGACTATTTAACTATGCACTTTAATAATGAAAATTGGTATATTCATCCCCCCTTATACTTCTGGATATCCAGCACCCTCTGTCAAACTTTTGGCTGGAATGAATTCAATCTTCGCTTACCTGAAGCAATCTTCGGGATACTCGGACTAATCATGGTTTATCTGATAGCAAAGCTTTATTACTCTAAAAAAACCTCTTTCTATAGTGCAATAATTCTGGGGACATCTTTAATCTACTTTGTCATAAGTCGCTTAGCTGTCTTTGATACTTTACTGAACACCTTTATACTTTTAGCAGTTTATTTTTTCTTAAAATCATATCTAGAACCAACAAAAAAAGGTAAATACTTCTTCTTTTTTGCCATCAGCTGTTTTCTGGGAGTAATGACCAAAGGACCTATTGGCTTGGTGCATCCTTGTGCAGTCATAGTTGTTTTCCTTTTACTCAAAAGAGATATAAAGTTTCTATTGGATAGAAAAGTAATCTTAAATTTCCTTTTGTTTCTACTGATAACCTCACCTTGGTATATTCACCAATTAATCACAAACGGAGCTCCCTTCTTCGATAAAGCCCTTCGTGATTACACTTGGTACAGATTCTTTGGAGTTGTGGAAAACCAAGCAGGTCCTTGGTGGTATTATTTCCCTATGCTCCTTACTTTTATTCCCTGGATTTTCTATCTCCCAGTTATTATTAAAGATACCTTTATTAAAAATGAAACAACTAAAATTAAAGACATAAAATTATTTAGCTGGATATTTATAATTTTTACTTTTATTTTCTTTAGCTTTGCAGGCACAAAGCTGCCAAGCTACATCTTTGGGATGTTTCCCTTTATGTCGATATTGATTGCTGACCAACTAGAAAGTTTAAAAAACAAAAAAACTATAATTTTTTCAACTATCTTAACCTTGCTATTTTTTATTTCACTTTTCATCTTCAGTTTACAATACAAATTACCACTACCTTACACCAAAGAAATGCCGTTATTTATAACGTTTTTCTTTATTCCCGCTCTTGTAGTTGCAATATTTTCTTACTTCTTAATCAAAGAAAAGGTTTCCAAAGCAATGCTAGTTATTACCACAGGGACAATTATTTTTTGTCTATTTCTGGTGTTCTTTTTTTTCCCACAACTTGATAACTACAAGGACAGTAAGCACTTTGTTGAAACAATAAAGAATCAAGGAATTAGTGACTATACGGTAGGAGTTTATGGTCATTACACCCCATATCTTATTTATTATTTAAATCAAAAAATTTACACTCCAAATAACCTTGAAGAAGTAAATAACTTAATTAATGTGAACAAACCACTATTTATCATGGCACGAAATACTGATAAAAATAAATTACTTGAAAACTATGCTAACAGTAAAATTCTAGATACATATATAGAGTTTTCGGCACTATTAATAACAGAATAG
- the nusB gene encoding transcription antitermination factor NusB → MGKRKTSRKLAMQALYQYEIQKDNADFILEYTLQKDSYIDDTKEFASEIFYGVIKNKEFIDNWIIEYAIDWKFERISLIDKAILRIAIWELLFTECEVKIIISEAIDLIKKYSMKEAIKFVNGILGRIVERRQELSGKAN, encoded by the coding sequence ATGGGTAAGAGAAAAACGTCCAGAAAATTGGCGATGCAAGCTTTGTATCAATACGAAATTCAGAAAGACAACGCTGATTTTATTTTGGAGTATACTCTTCAGAAAGATTCCTATATTGATGACACCAAAGAGTTTGCTTCTGAGATTTTTTATGGAGTAATCAAAAACAAGGAATTTATAGATAATTGGATAATTGAGTATGCTATTGATTGGAAGTTTGAGAGAATTTCCTTAATAGATAAAGCTATTTTAAGAATAGCTATTTGGGAACTCTTATTTACAGAGTGTGAAGTAAAAATTATCATTTCTGAAGCTATTGATTTGATTAAAAAATATAGTATGAAAGAAGCAATTAAGTTTGTGAACGGTATTTTGGGAAGAATTGTTGAAAGAAGACAAGAGCTTTCTGGAAAGGCAAACTAA
- a CDS encoding riboflavin synthase encodes MFTGIVQKKGIVKVITKSEGYSSLQVSVESDFLKLVVVGDSVAVNGVCLTVNKNGGSFFQADVMNETLIKSNMSKLKVGEKVNLEKAARMDSFLGGHIVQGHVDGMATLNDIKALTNQWIISFSVGEAILKELFSKASIALNGISLTVLDVTRDSFSVSIIPSTYQKTNFSLLQKGDFVNIETDILGKYVVNYLENRNKSGSLTKGFLSEHGF; translated from the coding sequence ATGTTCACTGGAATTGTTCAGAAAAAAGGTATTGTAAAAGTTATAACAAAGTCCGAAGGATATTCCTCCTTACAAGTTTCAGTAGAAAGTGATTTTTTGAAGCTAGTAGTTGTTGGTGACAGCGTTGCAGTTAATGGAGTATGTTTAACTGTTAATAAAAATGGTGGCTCTTTTTTTCAAGCAGATGTTATGAACGAAACGCTGATTAAGTCGAATATGTCTAAACTTAAAGTTGGCGAGAAAGTTAATCTAGAAAAAGCTGCAAGAATGGATTCTTTTTTGGGAGGACATATTGTTCAAGGACATGTGGATGGCATGGCAACTTTAAATGACATCAAAGCCTTAACTAACCAATGGATAATATCTTTCAGTGTAGGAGAGGCTATTTTAAAAGAGTTATTTTCTAAAGCTTCAATTGCTCTAAACGGCATTAGTTTAACTGTTCTGGACGTTACAAGGGATAGTTTCTCGGTTTCTATTATTCCTTCTACTTATCAGAAAACGAATTTTTCTTTGTTGCAAAAAGGTGATTTTGTGAATATTGAGACAGATATTCTAGGCAAGTATGTTGTTAATTATTTAGAGAATAGAAATAAAAGTGGTTCTCTAACGAAAGGATTTTTAAGTGAACATGGATTTTAA
- the accC gene encoding acetyl-CoA carboxylase biotin carboxylase subunit translates to MFKKVLVANRGEIAVRVIRACRELGVKTVAVYSEADKTSLHVKLADEAFCIGPASSALSYLNIPAIISVAEVTGAEAIHPGYGFLAENAVFAEVCQANKIKFIGPSVENISMMGDKAVAKETMKKAGVPVVPGSDGIVADADEGAKVAKKIGFPVMIKAVAGGGGKGMRVSKTAQDFKKFFNMASNEAKAAFGNGDIYIEKFIEKPRHIEVQIMADDFGNVIHLGERDCSIQRRHQKLLEESPSPVITKEIRTKIGAAAVKAAKAIRYRGAGTIEFLLDKSKKFYFMEMNTRIQVEHCVTEQVTGVDLVKEQIRVAAHQKLSYTQKDIKVTGHAIEFRINAEDPFMNFMPCPGEIKHYLPSGGPGVRVDSHVYEGYKVPPNYDSLLAKLIVTGRDRAEAIARARRALHEFVIDGVKTVIPFDLKILDEKDFIKGEIYTDYIETHIKYLLE, encoded by the coding sequence ATGTTTAAGAAAGTATTAGTTGCAAATAGAGGAGAGATAGCGGTTAGAGTTATTCGGGCATGTAGAGAATTAGGAGTTAAAACGGTTGCAGTTTATTCTGAAGCAGATAAAACTTCGCTTCACGTTAAACTCGCTGACGAGGCTTTTTGTATAGGTCCAGCATCATCAGCGTTAAGTTATTTGAATATTCCAGCGATTATAAGTGTTGCAGAAGTAACAGGTGCAGAAGCGATTCACCCTGGATATGGATTTTTAGCTGAAAACGCAGTTTTTGCAGAAGTATGCCAAGCTAATAAAATTAAATTTATTGGTCCATCAGTAGAAAATATTTCCATGATGGGTGATAAGGCTGTCGCAAAAGAAACAATGAAAAAGGCTGGTGTGCCAGTAGTCCCTGGTTCTGATGGTATTGTCGCTGACGCAGATGAAGGCGCCAAAGTAGCAAAGAAAATTGGTTTTCCAGTAATGATTAAAGCAGTGGCCGGTGGTGGCGGTAAAGGTATGAGAGTATCTAAAACAGCACAAGACTTTAAAAAGTTTTTCAACATGGCTTCTAATGAAGCAAAAGCAGCTTTTGGGAATGGAGATATTTATATTGAGAAATTTATCGAAAAACCTAGGCATATAGAAGTTCAAATCATGGCAGATGATTTCGGTAATGTGATCCATCTTGGGGAGAGAGATTGTTCTATCCAGCGAAGACATCAGAAATTGTTGGAAGAATCTCCTTCACCGGTAATTACAAAGGAAATTAGGACAAAGATTGGTGCTGCAGCAGTCAAAGCTGCCAAAGCCATTCGTTATAGAGGTGCTGGGACTATTGAGTTTTTGCTTGATAAGTCTAAGAAGTTTTATTTTATGGAAATGAATACTAGAATCCAAGTTGAACATTGTGTTACTGAGCAAGTCACGGGTGTTGATTTGGTAAAAGAGCAAATTAGAGTCGCTGCTCATCAAAAGCTTTCGTATACTCAAAAGGATATTAAAGTAACAGGACATGCCATAGAGTTTAGAATAAATGCAGAAGATCCTTTTATGAATTTTATGCCTTGTCCAGGGGAAATTAAACATTATTTGCCATCAGGCGGGCCAGGCGTGAGAGTGGATAGCCATGTGTATGAAGGTTATAAAGTTCCTCCAAATTACGATTCTTTGCTAGCAAAACTAATAGTTACCGGTAGAGATAGAGCTGAAGCAATAGCTAGAGCCAGAAGAGCTTTACATGAATTTGTTATTGATGGAGTTAAGACTGTAATTCCTTTTGATCTGAAGATTTTGGATGAAAAAGATTTTATAAAAGGTGAGATATATACTGATTATATAGAGACGCACATTAAGTATTTATTAGAATAA
- a CDS encoding ABC transporter ATP-binding protein → MTLTGVRLENVYKNFGKVEVVVDVSMEIKPGEFMVLVGPSGCGKTTTLRMIAGLEEVTSGKIYIDNNDVTFIPPKDRDIAMVFQNYALYPHMTVRENLGFALKMRKNPKNIIDERVAEAAEILGLKKLLDRKPKELSGGQRQRVALGRAIVRQPKVFLMDEPLSNLDAKLRVQMRGVLKKLHERLKTTIVYVTHDQVEAMTLGSRICIMNDGVIQQLEEPMKVYSHPSNIYVAGFIGSPSMNFFDGVVKKKGADYTFLANGFELQLPKTLEKLLKGVVGIDVVLGVRPEDIVDYEKAVRKNYAKEKVYGNIEFAELLGAQTFVHVKIGDKMVMCEVDPSFVVALGAEIELGFNLKNMYLFDKATNKAII, encoded by the coding sequence ATGACATTAACGGGCGTAAGATTAGAAAATGTATATAAAAATTTTGGTAAAGTAGAAGTAGTAGTAGATGTTAGTATGGAGATTAAGCCTGGCGAGTTTATGGTTTTAGTCGGTCCTTCAGGTTGTGGTAAGACCACTACCTTAAGAATGATCGCTGGATTAGAAGAAGTAACCTCAGGTAAAATTTATATAGACAATAATGATGTTACTTTTATTCCTCCAAAGGATAGAGATATCGCCATGGTATTTCAGAATTACGCACTATATCCACATATGACTGTAAGAGAGAATTTGGGATTTGCTTTAAAAATGAGAAAGAATCCTAAGAATATTATTGATGAAAGAGTAGCTGAAGCAGCCGAAATTCTTGGACTTAAGAAATTACTAGATAGAAAACCAAAAGAACTTTCTGGTGGACAGAGACAAAGAGTTGCGCTGGGTAGAGCAATAGTTAGACAACCAAAAGTATTTTTGATGGATGAGCCTTTATCTAACCTTGATGCAAAATTAAGGGTTCAGATGCGGGGTGTGCTGAAGAAATTACATGAAAGATTAAAAACAACTATTGTTTATGTTACTCATGATCAAGTTGAAGCTATGACTCTAGGTTCCAGAATTTGTATTATGAATGATGGAGTTATTCAACAGCTTGAAGAGCCGATGAAAGTTTATAGTCACCCTTCTAATATTTATGTAGCAGGATTTATTGGTTCTCCATCTATGAATTTCTTTGATGGTGTAGTGAAGAAAAAAGGTGCTGATTATACCTTCCTAGCTAACGGATTTGAATTACAGTTACCTAAAACGCTTGAGAAACTCTTAAAGGGCGTTGTGGGTATTGATGTGGTGCTAGGCGTTAGGCCTGAAGATATCGTTGATTATGAAAAAGCAGTTAGAAAAAATTACGCTAAAGAAAAAGTTTATGGGAACATTGAATTTGCCGAACTTCTTGGAGCTCAGACATTTGTGCACGTAAAGATTGGCGACAAAATGGTTATGTGTGAGGTAGACCCTTCTTTTGTTGTTGCTTTGGGTGCAGAGATAGAACTTGGCTTTAATCTAAAGAATATGTATTTGTTTGATAAAGCTACAAATAAAGCAATTATTTAA